One Acetonema longum DSM 6540 DNA window includes the following coding sequences:
- the pcrA gene encoding DNA helicase PcrA, translating to MSHILDTLNPKQREAVEYINGPLLIVAGAGSGKTRVLTCRIAYLLDQGVSPYNILAITFTNKAAAEMKERVHAMVGAAAADIWLSTFHAFCVRFLRIEIEHIAGYRRNFAIYDSSDSQTVVKNSLKELNLDDKMFPPASVQNAISNAKNSLMDATDYARSADNFHAKKIAEVYAKYENSLRQNNALDFDDLLLFAVRLLENNAEIREKYQKKFRYILIDEYQDTNRAQYLLAHLLSGAHRNLCVVGDADQSIYAWRGADIRNIMDFEKDYPEAKVIKLEQNYRSTQVILDAANAVIERNNNRKPKALWTENAQGEKIAYYLARDERDEARFVADTIMRLNMVYRHSYGKIAVLYRTNAQSRVIEDAFMQYGIPYTIVGGLKFYDRKEIKDMLAYLRVIANPRDSVSLLRIINVPRRGVGDTTLGRLQQYAAEHDMSLFDAVSNAEAVPGLSGRVKNSLESLSTLIFSFMALAQSTPVYTLLEKLLQDSGYLAELESEGTPEAQTRIENLKELLSVAKQFAATESGNALEDFLSQVALVSDIDAADSSGEKVTLMTLHSAKGLEFPFVFLAGMEEGLFPHSRTLLNETEIEEERRLCYVGITRAQHQLYISHAERRTIYGNTVCYPPSRFLGEIPRQLLGEPAAPKPAAGLNPARQGGYGRQAGMQKPAPVSLPSGSRYSDWKAGDKAEHAKWGIGTVVAVKGSGDNMQVQIAFPGAGIRNLLATQAPLTKV from the coding sequence ATGTCCCATATTTTAGATACCTTAAACCCCAAGCAACGGGAAGCGGTGGAGTATATCAACGGACCGCTTCTGATTGTGGCCGGGGCCGGATCAGGCAAGACACGGGTGCTCACCTGCCGCATCGCCTATTTGCTGGATCAGGGAGTCAGCCCGTATAACATATTGGCAATTACTTTTACCAACAAGGCAGCCGCCGAAATGAAGGAACGGGTTCATGCTATGGTAGGCGCGGCAGCGGCGGATATCTGGCTCAGCACGTTTCACGCCTTCTGCGTCCGCTTTCTGCGCATCGAGATCGAGCATATCGCCGGCTATCGCCGGAATTTCGCCATTTATGACAGTTCTGACAGTCAGACCGTGGTCAAAAACAGTTTGAAGGAACTGAATTTAGACGATAAAATGTTCCCTCCCGCCAGTGTGCAGAATGCCATTTCCAACGCCAAGAACTCCCTGATGGACGCGACGGATTACGCCCGCAGCGCCGACAATTTCCACGCAAAAAAAATCGCCGAAGTCTACGCGAAATACGAAAACAGCCTGCGGCAGAATAACGCCCTGGATTTTGACGACCTGCTTCTGTTTGCAGTGCGGCTGCTGGAAAACAACGCTGAGATCCGGGAAAAATATCAGAAGAAGTTCCGCTATATTTTGATCGACGAATATCAGGATACCAACCGGGCTCAGTATCTGCTGGCCCATCTCCTGTCCGGCGCTCATCGCAATCTCTGTGTGGTAGGCGATGCGGACCAAAGCATCTACGCCTGGCGCGGGGCGGATATCCGCAATATTATGGACTTTGAAAAGGATTATCCCGAAGCCAAAGTGATCAAACTGGAGCAAAATTATCGCTCCACACAAGTCATCCTGGATGCGGCCAACGCCGTCATCGAACGCAATAACAACCGCAAGCCCAAGGCGCTATGGACCGAAAACGCCCAGGGAGAAAAAATCGCCTATTATTTGGCGCGTGACGAGCGGGATGAAGCTCGCTTTGTCGCCGATACCATCATGCGCCTGAATATGGTATACCGCCACTCTTACGGCAAGATCGCGGTGCTGTATCGTACCAACGCCCAGTCCCGGGTCATTGAAGACGCCTTCATGCAGTACGGCATCCCCTATACGATTGTGGGAGGCCTGAAGTTCTACGACCGCAAAGAAATCAAAGATATGCTGGCCTACCTGCGGGTGATCGCCAATCCGCGGGATTCGGTCAGTCTCCTGCGGATCATCAATGTTCCCCGGCGGGGCGTGGGGGATACGACCCTGGGCCGGCTGCAGCAATACGCTGCCGAACATGACATGAGCCTGTTTGACGCGGTTTCCAATGCAGAGGCTGTTCCCGGTCTGAGCGGCCGGGTAAAAAACTCCCTGGAATCTTTGTCGACGCTGATTTTTTCCTTTATGGCCCTGGCTCAGTCCACCCCAGTCTATACTTTGCTGGAAAAATTGCTGCAAGACTCAGGGTACCTGGCGGAACTGGAAAGTGAAGGCACCCCTGAGGCCCAGACCCGCATCGAAAACTTAAAGGAATTATTGAGTGTGGCCAAACAGTTCGCCGCCACCGAGAGCGGCAATGCCCTGGAGGACTTTTTAAGCCAGGTAGCCCTTGTGTCGGATATTGACGCCGCTGACTCCTCCGGCGAAAAAGTCACCCTCATGACGCTGCACTCAGCCAAAGGCCTGGAATTTCCCTTTGTATTCCTGGCCGGTATGGAAGAAGGCCTGTTCCCCCATTCCCGGACATTGCTAAATGAAACCGAGATTGAAGAGGAACGCCGCCTTTGCTATGTAGGGATTACCCGGGCCCAGCACCAGCTGTATATTTCTCATGCCGAAAGGCGGACAATATATGGGAATACAGTTTGCTATCCGCCGTCCCGCTTTTTAGGGGAAATTCCCCGGCAATTGCTGGGTGAGCCGGCCGCGCCGAAACCGGCTGCCGGTCTGAACCCGGCACGACAGGGCGGATACGGCCGACAGGCTGGCATGCAGAAACCGGCGCCGGTTTCCTTGCCCAGCGGCAGCCGGTATTCGGATTGGAAAGCCGGCGATAAGGCCGAACATGCCAAGTGGGGAATCGGCACAGTTGTGGCGGTTAAGGGCAGTGGGGACAACATGCAGGTCCAGATCGCTTTTCCCGGCGCCGGTATCCGGAACTTATTGGCCACGCAAGCGCCTTTAACCAAAGTATAA
- a CDS encoding Dps family protein, translated as MSNTAVGQSLDKYLANLHILYAKTHNYHWNVEGKQFFTVHAKLEEIYEHIADEIDAIAERILIIGQRPSSSLAAYLKLATLKEADAASVGGEAVVKNLLSDIQALIADLKKDIKAAQDAGDEVTADLLIDSLGYYEKTAWMFGAYLKS; from the coding sequence ATGAGCAATACCGCAGTAGGACAATCTTTAGACAAATATCTGGCCAATCTTCACATTCTTTACGCTAAAACCCATAACTACCACTGGAATGTGGAAGGCAAACAATTTTTTACCGTTCACGCAAAACTAGAGGAAATCTATGAACATATTGCCGATGAGATTGACGCGATAGCCGAACGGATCCTGATTATCGGACAACGGCCCAGTTCATCCCTGGCAGCTTATCTGAAGCTGGCTACACTGAAAGAAGCGGATGCGGCCAGCGTCGGCGGCGAAGCGGTTGTCAAAAATCTGCTGAGCGATATTCAGGCGTTGATCGCAGATTTGAAAAAAGACATTAAAGCGGCCCAGGACGCCGGCGATGAAGTGACCGCCGATCTCCTGATCGATTCCCTGGGATACTACGAAAAAACCGCCTGGATGTTTGGCGCCTATCTGAAGTCTTAA
- the gatC gene encoding Asp-tRNA(Asn)/Glu-tRNA(Gln) amidotransferase subunit GatC, giving the protein MITPKDVEHVALLSRLELDQQETGKFTGQLNAILEYVEVLKKVDTDGVEPTAHVLPLKNVLRQDAVRPSLPRDLALSNAPEQEDGYFKVPKIMEG; this is encoded by the coding sequence ATGATTACTCCGAAAGATGTAGAACATGTGGCGCTGCTGTCGCGCCTGGAACTTGACCAGCAGGAAACGGGCAAGTTTACCGGACAGCTCAATGCAATCTTAGAATATGTGGAAGTTCTGAAAAAGGTCGATACCGACGGTGTGGAACCGACTGCCCACGTATTGCCGCTGAAAAATGTCCTGCGCCAGGACGCGGTCCGTCCCTCCCTGCCCCGGGACCTGGCTCTGTCCAATGCGCCGGAGCAGGAAGACGGCTACTTCAAAGTGCCTAAGATTATGGAGGGCTAA
- a CDS encoding EH signature domain-containing protein, with translation MNSLLTGELSDSIKQLQTARDFGRPQRLTEQADAIVRQFQAVFTAPHEKDVEEFLLTLRRRWIKGGQKGISWLRVREIKLLPWVIYSQQPPRVIDDDYFRSDILQVLRENWQISLRAFIAAYLMKFELPAAGQEAVRRELENLVRGYAGNRTSLSKWRRRSDTLFVTDALPVTARLLGEGPKPAAAVLEQLGFDSRFATSGFLRQAVVRALETLVKSYPRFLERLPALVTRQDLTGKDVARFDDIAVQTAGTFIVRAGPQAPAKVRDLLCCLYLRILGDPDAAAGRFYWRKVSPKAAAVMTGWIIRLDLEMFFSLLGRLEERRRANMYRYAFWQAFLPYISQTWLAISPGLKNMSQEDGTGEYLASRRPARLVSSQLGQALLLIRLGDYVFAQWSQEQRIMVWTADALPLGREAYGKEWLRTPPLAAWDISKGTETYLWQRQIEVWIYHHTGRSRVISYQMEDPDPVEKGSDSKRR, from the coding sequence ATGAACAGTTTACTGACCGGCGAGTTGTCGGACAGCATCAAACAATTGCAAACCGCCCGGGATTTCGGCCGGCCCCAGCGGCTGACCGAGCAGGCCGACGCCATTGTCCGGCAGTTTCAGGCCGTGTTTACGGCTCCTCATGAAAAAGATGTGGAAGAATTTCTGCTGACCCTGCGGCGGCGGTGGATTAAAGGCGGACAAAAAGGAATCAGCTGGCTGCGGGTAAGGGAAATCAAGCTGCTGCCCTGGGTAATTTATTCCCAACAGCCGCCCCGGGTAATAGACGATGACTATTTTCGCAGCGATATTTTGCAGGTGCTCCGGGAAAACTGGCAGATCAGCCTGCGGGCGTTTATCGCTGCCTATCTTATGAAGTTTGAGCTGCCGGCGGCCGGCCAGGAGGCGGTGCGGCGGGAACTGGAAAATCTGGTCAGAGGCTATGCCGGCAACCGTACCAGCCTGAGTAAATGGCGGCGCCGGTCCGATACCCTGTTTGTGACCGACGCCTTGCCGGTAACCGCCCGGCTGCTGGGGGAAGGGCCCAAGCCGGCGGCGGCTGTCTTAGAACAACTGGGCTTTGATAGTCGCTTTGCCACCTCCGGCTTTTTACGTCAGGCCGTGGTCAGGGCGCTGGAAACTCTGGTTAAATCCTATCCTCGCTTTCTGGAACGCCTGCCGGCTTTGGTGACCCGTCAGGATTTAACTGGCAAGGATGTGGCCCGCTTTGACGATATTGCCGTCCAAACGGCGGGCACCTTTATTGTCAGGGCCGGCCCGCAGGCGCCGGCGAAAGTGCGGGATTTACTTTGCTGTTTATATTTGCGGATTTTAGGGGATCCGGATGCAGCCGCCGGACGATTCTACTGGCGGAAAGTCAGCCCCAAGGCAGCGGCGGTTATGACCGGCTGGATTATCCGGCTGGATCTGGAAATGTTTTTTTCCCTGCTGGGGCGGCTGGAAGAGCGACGGCGCGCCAATATGTACCGTTATGCTTTTTGGCAGGCTTTTCTCCCTTATATCAGTCAGACCTGGCTGGCGATTAGCCCCGGCTTGAAGAACATGAGCCAAGAGGACGGGACCGGCGAATATTTAGCCAGCCGGCGCCCGGCCCGTTTGGTGTCCTCCCAGCTGGGTCAGGCCTTGCTCTTGATCCGGCTGGGGGATTATGTGTTTGCCCAGTGGAGTCAGGAACAGCGGATTATGGTCTGGACAGCCGATGCACTGCCCTTGGGCAGGGAAGCCTACGGCAAAGAATGGCTGCGTACTCCGCCGCTGGCTGCCTGGGATATCTCCAAGGGCACCGAAACTTACCTGTGGCAGCGGCAGATCGAGGTATGGATTTATCATCATACCGGCCGCAGCCGCGTTATATCCTATCAGATGGAAGATCCGGACCCTGTCGAAAAAGGATCCGATTCAAAAAGAAGATGA
- the gatA gene encoding Asp-tRNA(Asn)/Glu-tRNA(Gln) amidotransferase subunit GatA has protein sequence MTTELFRYTAHELHDKLAAKEISAVELTTGMLNRIDQVEDTVQAFITQTREQALTQAKAVDAKIRQGEKVAPLAGIPGALKDNMCLQGVKTTCASKILADFVPPYTATAVDKLLSQSVILLGKTNMDEFAMGSSTENSSMMVTRNPWNTDTVPGGSSGGSAAAVAAAETIWALGSDTGGSIRQPAAYCGVVGLKPTYGRVSRYGLVAYASSLDQIGPITRDVTDCALVLNAIAGHDPKDSTSIDMAAPDFTRALVQDVKGLVIGLPWEYFGAGLNPAVRQHVEAAVKQLEAAGAVVKEVSMPHTEYALSAYYLIATAEASSNLARYDGVGFGYRGQGNDIVSMYKQTRTQGFGEEVRRRIMLGTYALSSGYYDAYYLKALKVRTLIKQDFDRAFESVDVLITPTAPTQAFKVGEKVNDPLTMYLEDVCTVPINLAGVPALSMPCGFAGGLPVGLQIIGKPLGEETILRTAYTLEQMNDYHKQLAPAGGAE, from the coding sequence ATGACGACGGAATTATTTCGCTATACCGCGCATGAATTGCATGATAAACTGGCGGCCAAAGAAATATCGGCGGTAGAACTGACTACCGGTATGCTGAACCGGATAGACCAGGTAGAAGATACGGTGCAAGCGTTTATCACTCAAACGAGAGAACAGGCTTTGACACAAGCCAAAGCTGTAGATGCGAAAATTCGCCAGGGAGAAAAGGTAGCGCCTTTAGCCGGAATCCCCGGCGCCCTGAAAGACAATATGTGCCTGCAGGGTGTCAAAACCACCTGCGCCTCTAAAATTCTGGCCGATTTCGTGCCGCCCTATACTGCCACGGCGGTGGACAAGCTGCTGAGCCAGTCTGTTATACTCCTTGGCAAAACCAACATGGATGAATTCGCCATGGGGTCTTCTACCGAAAACTCCAGTATGATGGTTACCCGCAACCCCTGGAATACCGACACGGTGCCCGGCGGCTCCAGCGGCGGTTCGGCGGCTGCCGTGGCTGCCGCCGAAACGATTTGGGCCCTGGGCTCGGACACCGGCGGTTCTATTCGCCAGCCGGCAGCCTACTGCGGCGTTGTGGGCCTGAAGCCCACTTATGGACGGGTATCCCGTTACGGTCTGGTGGCCTACGCCTCCTCATTAGATCAAATCGGACCCATCACCCGGGATGTAACTGACTGCGCCCTGGTTTTAAACGCTATCGCCGGGCATGACCCCAAAGATTCCACTTCGATTGATATGGCCGCCCCTGATTTTACCCGCGCCCTGGTGCAGGATGTCAAGGGTCTGGTCATTGGTCTGCCCTGGGAATACTTCGGCGCCGGATTAAACCCGGCGGTGCGGCAGCATGTGGAAGCAGCCGTAAAACAGCTGGAAGCGGCCGGCGCAGTGGTAAAAGAAGTCTCTATGCCTCATACTGAGTACGCCTTGTCCGCTTACTATCTCATTGCCACGGCGGAAGCCAGCTCCAATCTGGCCCGTTATGACGGTGTAGGCTTTGGCTATCGGGGCCAGGGCAATGATATTGTCAGCATGTATAAGCAGACCCGGACCCAAGGCTTCGGCGAGGAGGTCCGGCGGCGGATCATGCTGGGGACCTATGCTTTGAGCTCCGGTTACTATGACGCCTATTACCTGAAGGCTCTGAAGGTTCGGACCCTGATTAAGCAGGACTTTGACCGGGCTTTTGAATCCGTGGATGTTTTGATTACCCCTACGGCGCCGACTCAGGCATTCAAGGTCGGGGAAAAAGTGAATGATCCCCTGACCATGTACTTAGAAGACGTGTGTACCGTACCCATCAACCTGGCCGGTGTGCCGGCCCTGTCCATGCCTTGCGGCTTTGCCGGCGGACTGCCTGTCGGTCTCCAGATCATCGGCAAGCCTCTGGGAGAAGAGACCATTCTGCGCACAGCCTATACCCTGGAGCAAATGAATGATTATCATAAACAACTGGCGCCGGCAGGAGGTGCGGAATAA
- the ligA gene encoding NAD-dependent DNA ligase LigA — protein sequence MTEGTGSKPDRDAAREIEELRRLLEYHSYRYYVLDAPEIPDSEYDRYFRRLTELEAAYPHLLTPDSPTQRVGGRPAEGFAKSTHLSPLYSLGNVFSVAELQSFHSRIVNMLDIETIEYVVELKIDGLAMNLTYDQGALTRGATRGDGVIGEDVTGNIRTIRSIPLALRQADFPLPDVLEVRGEVFMPRAAFNRLNREREQKGEALFANPRNAAAGSLRQLDPRITAGRTLDFFVHGIGRHDGLTLESYNQGMDVLRQLGFKINPYCRLCRNIQEVIDYCDSWAGKRAELPYDIDGLVIKVNSLDMQAGLGFTAKDPRWAIAFKFAAEQAVTVVEDILIRVGRTGVLTPTALLQPVRLAGSTVSRATLHNADYIAEKDIRIGDTVIIHKAGEIIPEVVSVVASQRTGREKSFEMPKTCPECESPVARLESEAAYKCTNPHCPALLREKLIHFASRDAMDIEGLGPAVINSLADAGLVKDVADFYRLQAPDIARLERLGEKSAQNLLAAIEASKFQGLSRLLFALGIRHVGSKAAAILARHFRTADRLAVAESEELTALDEIGPKIADSILHYFAQPENLELISNLQNLGVDTTETQAAPVAKQILAGKTFVLTGTLPTMTREEAASVIEKLGGKVSASVSKKTDFVLAGEQAGSKLDKARELGVTVIDEGQFLELTAAAE from the coding sequence ATGACGGAAGGGACTGGCAGTAAGCCAGACAGGGACGCTGCCCGGGAAATAGAGGAGCTGCGGCGGCTGCTTGAGTATCATAGCTACCGGTATTATGTCCTGGACGCGCCTGAGATTCCGGACAGTGAGTATGATCGTTATTTCAGGCGGCTGACGGAGCTGGAAGCCGCCTATCCCCATTTGCTGACGCCGGATTCGCCCACCCAGAGGGTGGGCGGCCGTCCGGCCGAAGGTTTTGCCAAATCAACTCACCTGTCTCCCCTCTATAGCCTGGGCAATGTCTTTTCCGTCGCTGAACTGCAGTCCTTTCACTCCCGGATTGTCAATATGCTGGATATCGAGACAATCGAGTATGTTGTGGAATTAAAAATTGACGGGCTGGCCATGAACCTGACCTATGACCAGGGCGCCCTGACCCGCGGCGCCACTCGGGGAGACGGCGTCATAGGGGAAGACGTGACCGGCAATATCCGCACCATCCGCTCGATTCCTCTGGCGCTGCGGCAGGCGGACTTTCCTCTGCCGGATGTACTGGAGGTACGGGGGGAGGTTTTCATGCCACGGGCGGCCTTTAACCGGTTGAACCGGGAACGGGAACAGAAGGGGGAAGCCTTGTTCGCTAATCCCCGCAACGCAGCTGCCGGTTCGCTGCGGCAGCTGGACCCCCGGATCACTGCCGGCAGGACCCTGGACTTTTTTGTCCACGGCATCGGCCGGCATGACGGGCTGACCTTGGAAAGCTACAACCAGGGGATGGACGTTTTGCGGCAGCTGGGCTTTAAGATCAATCCCTACTGCCGGCTGTGCCGCAATATTCAGGAGGTTATTGACTATTGCGACAGCTGGGCCGGGAAGCGGGCCGAGCTGCCTTACGATATCGACGGCCTGGTGATCAAGGTCAACAGCCTGGATATGCAGGCTGGGCTGGGATTTACCGCCAAGGACCCCCGCTGGGCCATTGCTTTTAAATTTGCCGCCGAGCAGGCGGTCACGGTAGTCGAGGATATCCTGATCCGGGTGGGACGCACCGGTGTCCTGACACCTACCGCCCTGCTGCAGCCGGTCAGATTGGCTGGCAGCACTGTCAGCCGGGCCACCCTGCATAATGCCGACTATATCGCCGAGAAAGATATCCGGATCGGCGATACGGTTATCATCCATAAAGCCGGTGAGATTATTCCGGAAGTGGTGTCGGTAGTTGCCTCCCAGCGTACCGGCCGGGAAAAATCCTTCGAGATGCCCAAAACCTGCCCGGAGTGCGAGAGCCCGGTGGCCCGCCTGGAGAGTGAAGCGGCCTATAAATGTACCAATCCTCACTGTCCGGCTCTTTTGCGGGAAAAGCTGATTCATTTTGCCTCCCGGGATGCCATGGACATCGAAGGGCTGGGGCCGGCGGTGATTAATAGCCTGGCCGACGCTGGCCTGGTCAAAGACGTCGCGGATTTTTACCGCCTGCAGGCGCCGGATATTGCCCGTTTGGAGCGTCTGGGGGAAAAATCGGCTCAAAATTTGCTCGCCGCTATTGAGGCGAGCAAATTCCAAGGGTTATCCCGCCTATTGTTCGCTCTGGGAATCCGGCATGTGGGCAGCAAGGCCGCCGCCATTCTGGCCCGGCATTTCCGGACTGCGGACCGGCTGGCCGTTGCCGAATCAGAAGAGCTGACCGCCCTGGATGAGATCGGGCCGAAAATTGCCGACAGTATTCTGCACTATTTCGCACAGCCGGAAAATCTGGAGCTCATTAGTAATCTCCAGAACCTGGGAGTGGATACTACCGAAACTCAGGCCGCTCCCGTCGCTAAACAGATACTGGCGGGGAAAACCTTTGTCCTGACCGGTACATTGCCGACCATGACCCGGGAGGAAGCCGCTTCGGTTATTGAAAAGCTGGGGGGGAAAGTCAGCGCGTCGGTCAGCAAGAAAACAGACTTTGTGCTGGCCGGGGAACAAGCCGGCTCCAAACTGGATAAAGCCAGAGAACTAGGCGTTACGGTCATTGATGAAGGGCAATTTTTAGAGCTGACCGCGGCTGCCGAGTAA
- the gatB gene encoding Asp-tRNA(Asn)/Glu-tRNA(Gln) amidotransferase subunit GatB has protein sequence MQYETVVGLEVHTELKTHSKIFCGCSTRFGSEQNTNVCPVCLGLPGVMPVLNEKVVEFAIRAALALNCRILPFSKFDRKNYYYPDLPKNYQTSQYDLPIALDGYLDVEVNGETRRIGITRIHMEEDAGKLVHSGGGIAHSEYALVDYNRTGVPLLEIVSEPDIRSAEEAKAYLEKLKTILEYIDVSDCKMEEGSLRCDANISLRPVDTIPFGTKAEIKNLNSFRAVQKGLEYEIIRQTEVLEEGGRVIQETRSWDEAKGITISMRSKEQAHDYRYFPEPDLVPVVVSQEKIEAVRRNLPELPDARQKRLMEQYGLPSYDASIVTASRAMADFFDATVSQGVDAKLTANWLMGDFAKHLNAAGIDLENTPVTPVKLAGLLALLQKGTISGKIAKTVFEEMWNSGKDAGIIVQEQGLVQISNEAEIIAIVDGVIAANPQSVADFKAGKERAIGFLVGQIMKQTKGRANPELVNKLLRERIS, from the coding sequence ATGCAATACGAAACAGTAGTAGGCCTGGAAGTCCATACCGAACTCAAAACCCATTCCAAGATTTTTTGCGGCTGCAGCACCCGCTTCGGCTCTGAGCAGAACACCAATGTCTGTCCGGTTTGCTTAGGCCTGCCCGGCGTCATGCCGGTGCTGAACGAGAAAGTGGTGGAGTTCGCCATTCGCGCCGCCTTGGCTTTGAACTGCCGGATTCTGCCCTTCAGCAAGTTCGACCGCAAGAACTATTACTATCCGGATCTGCCGAAAAACTATCAGACATCTCAGTATGATCTGCCCATTGCCCTGGACGGCTATCTGGATGTGGAGGTCAACGGCGAGACCCGGCGCATCGGCATTACCCGCATCCATATGGAGGAAGACGCCGGTAAGCTGGTCCATTCAGGAGGCGGCATCGCCCATTCGGAGTATGCTCTGGTGGACTACAACCGGACCGGGGTGCCCCTTCTTGAGATTGTGTCTGAACCGGATATCCGCTCGGCGGAAGAGGCTAAAGCCTATCTGGAAAAATTAAAAACCATCCTGGAATATATTGATGTATCCGACTGCAAGATGGAAGAAGGCAGCCTGCGCTGCGATGCCAATATTTCGCTGCGCCCGGTGGATACAATTCCTTTCGGCACCAAGGCCGAAATCAAGAATCTGAACTCCTTCCGGGCGGTACAAAAGGGTCTGGAGTATGAAATCATCCGCCAGACCGAAGTGCTGGAAGAGGGTGGCCGGGTGATTCAGGAAACCCGTTCCTGGGATGAGGCCAAGGGCATCACCATTTCCATGCGCAGTAAGGAACAGGCCCATGATTACCGCTACTTCCCCGAACCGGATCTAGTGCCGGTGGTGGTCAGCCAGGAAAAGATCGAAGCGGTCCGCCGCAACCTGCCAGAGCTGCCGGATGCCCGCCAGAAACGCCTGATGGAGCAGTATGGCCTGCCTTCTTATGACGCATCGATCGTCACTGCCAGCCGGGCTATGGCCGACTTTTTTGACGCCACCGTAAGCCAGGGCGTGGATGCCAAACTGACCGCCAACTGGCTGATGGGCGACTTTGCCAAGCACCTGAACGCCGCCGGGATTGATCTGGAAAATACTCCGGTGACGCCGGTCAAGCTGGCCGGACTCCTCGCTTTGCTCCAGAAAGGGACCATCTCCGGCAAGATTGCCAAGACTGTTTTTGAAGAGATGTGGAACAGCGGCAAGGATGCCGGGATCATTGTTCAGGAACAAGGTCTGGTGCAAATTAGCAACGAAGCTGAAATTATCGCCATCGTGGACGGGGTCATCGCCGCCAATCCTCAGTCAGTCGCGGACTTCAAGGCCGGCAAAGAACGGGCCATCGGCTTTTTGGTAGGGCAGATCATGAAGCAGACCAAGGGCCGGGCCAATCCGGAACTGGTGAATAAGCTGCTGCGGGAAAGAATCTCATAA
- a CDS encoding flagellar motor protein MotB, whose amino-acid sequence MFRKKYYPENPEAVDDPFQASISDLMASLLSIFILAFIYYILNFQQATAQLSENQSKRTEILLAVQRELKQKDVDAIIDIEHGVLRLPEGVLFDTGEARLKESGIATAGILGPILENVLNRPEFADSVDTIFIEGHTDDLPIHTALFSSNWELSTQRAINTFHALTDAATGLKQFTNSKREPVLSCSGYADTRPLQPNTTEKNRRENRRIDFRFSMTPPTEDDAGILRPANR is encoded by the coding sequence TTGTTTAGGAAAAAATATTACCCGGAAAATCCGGAAGCTGTTGACGATCCGTTTCAGGCTTCGATCAGCGACCTGATGGCCAGCTTATTGAGTATTTTTATCCTGGCCTTTATTTACTATATTCTCAACTTCCAGCAGGCAACGGCTCAGCTCAGTGAAAATCAGAGCAAGCGGACGGAAATATTGCTGGCGGTGCAGCGGGAACTGAAACAAAAAGATGTGGATGCTATCATTGATATAGAGCATGGTGTACTGCGGCTGCCGGAAGGGGTTCTGTTCGACACCGGCGAAGCCCGTCTGAAAGAGAGCGGCATCGCCACCGCCGGGATACTGGGGCCGATTTTGGAAAATGTGCTGAACCGGCCTGAATTTGCCGATTCGGTGGATACTATTTTTATCGAAGGACACACTGATGATTTACCCATCCATACCGCCCTGTTTTCTTCTAACTGGGAGCTTTCCACCCAGCGGGCGATTAATACCTTTCACGCCTTAACCGATGCGGCCACGGGGCTGAAGCAGTTTACCAACAGCAAGCGGGAACCGGTTTTGTCCTGCAGCGGTTATGCCGATACCCGTCCGCTGCAGCCCAATACTACCGAGAAGAACCGCCGGGAAAACCGGCGGATTGATTTCCGGTTTTCCATGACTCCTCCCACTGAAGATGACGCCGGCATCCTGCGCCCGGCCAACCGCTAA